The proteins below are encoded in one region of Rhizobacter sp.:
- a CDS encoding YbgC/FadM family acyl-CoA thioesterase: MKRNEFRFAERLRVRWVEVDMQKIVFNGHYLMYFDTAVSSYWRALAMPYTETMDYLGGDLFVRKSTLEYMGSARYDDVLDVGVRCARIGNSSLIFQCAIFRNDQALVTGELVYVFADPATQTSKPVPQELREVLQGFEAGKAMVDVRVGGWSELGKDARHIRTTVFIEEQGIPKDMEWDEADPDPGCVHAVAYNRFGQPLATGRLLEHVPGVAKIGRMAVSQTMRGSGVGQSVLEALMKAAREQGYREAVLHAQMSAAAFYTRAGFVTRGAMFEEVGIPHIEMVRTL; encoded by the coding sequence ATGAAAAGAAACGAATTCCGCTTCGCCGAACGCCTGCGCGTGCGCTGGGTCGAGGTCGACATGCAGAAGATCGTCTTCAACGGCCACTACCTCATGTACTTCGACACGGCGGTCAGCAGCTACTGGCGTGCCCTCGCGATGCCCTACACCGAGACCATGGACTATCTGGGTGGCGACCTCTTCGTGCGCAAGTCGACCCTCGAGTACATGGGCTCGGCGCGCTACGACGACGTGCTCGACGTCGGCGTGCGCTGCGCGCGCATCGGCAATTCATCGCTGATCTTCCAGTGCGCCATCTTCCGCAACGACCAGGCGCTCGTGACGGGGGAACTCGTCTACGTGTTCGCCGACCCGGCCACGCAGACCTCCAAGCCCGTGCCGCAGGAGCTGCGCGAAGTGCTGCAAGGCTTCGAAGCCGGCAAGGCGATGGTCGACGTGCGCGTGGGCGGCTGGAGCGAGCTGGGCAAGGACGCGCGCCACATCCGCACCACCGTGTTCATCGAAGAGCAGGGCATCCCGAAAGACATGGAGTGGGACGAGGCCGACCCCGACCCGGGCTGTGTGCACGCCGTGGCCTACAACCGCTTCGGCCAGCCGCTCGCCACGGGGCGCTTGCTGGAGCATGTGCCGGGCGTCGCCAAGATCGGCCGCATGGCCGTGTCACAGACGATGCGCGGCAGCGGCGTGGGCCAGTCGGTGCTGGAAGCGCTGATGAAGGCCGCGCGCGAACAGGGCTACCGCGAGGCGGTGCTGCACGCGCAGATGTCTGCCGCGGCCTTCTACACGCGTGCCGGGTTCGTCACGCGGGGTGCGATGTTCGAAGAGGTCGGCATCCCGCACATCGAGATGGTGCGGACCCTCTGA
- the aceA gene encoding isocitrate lyase, whose translation MTTLTREQQIAALEKDWATNPRWKGVKRGYTAADVVRLRGSLQPEYTLAKRGAEVLWDKVNGGAKKGYVNAFGAITAGQAMQQAKAGLEAVYLSGWQVAADGNTSETMYPDQSLYAYDSVPTMVRRINNTFKRADEIQWSRGIGPGHKEFIDYFLPIVADAEAGFGGVLNAFELMKNMIAAGAAGVHFEDQLAAVKKCGHMGGKVLVPTQEACEKLIAARFAADVMGVPTIVLARTDAEAANLITSDHDANDKPFLTGERTQEGFYRVKNGLEQAISRGVAYAPYADLVWCETGTPDIGFAREFAQAVHAKCPGKLLSYNCSPSFNWKKNLDDKAIAEFQQKLSDLGYKYQFITLAGIHINWYNTFQFAHAYARGEGMKHYTEMVQEPEFAARERGYTFVSHQQEVGAGYFDDVTTVIQGGSSSVKALTGSTEEEQFH comes from the coding sequence ATGACCACCCTGACCCGTGAGCAACAAATCGCCGCCCTTGAAAAGGATTGGGCCACCAACCCCCGCTGGAAGGGCGTGAAGCGCGGTTACACCGCCGCTGACGTCGTGCGCCTGCGCGGCAGCCTGCAGCCCGAGTACACGCTGGCCAAGCGCGGCGCTGAAGTGCTGTGGGACAAGGTCAACGGCGGCGCCAAGAAGGGCTACGTGAACGCGTTCGGTGCCATCACCGCCGGTCAAGCCATGCAGCAGGCCAAGGCTGGCCTCGAGGCCGTGTACCTGTCGGGCTGGCAAGTCGCCGCCGACGGCAACACCTCGGAAACCATGTACCCCGACCAGTCGCTGTACGCCTACGACTCGGTGCCGACCATGGTTCGCCGCATCAACAACACCTTCAAGCGTGCTGACGAGATCCAGTGGTCGCGCGGCATCGGCCCGGGCCACAAGGAATTCATCGACTACTTCCTGCCCATCGTGGCTGACGCGGAAGCCGGTTTCGGCGGCGTGCTGAACGCCTTCGAGCTGATGAAGAACATGATCGCCGCGGGCGCTGCTGGCGTGCACTTCGAAGACCAGCTGGCCGCCGTGAAGAAGTGCGGCCACATGGGCGGCAAGGTGCTCGTGCCGACGCAAGAAGCCTGCGAGAAGCTGATCGCGGCCCGCTTCGCTGCCGACGTCATGGGCGTGCCGACCATCGTGCTGGCCCGTACCGACGCGGAAGCTGCCAACCTGATCACCAGCGACCACGACGCGAACGACAAGCCCTTCCTGACCGGCGAGCGCACGCAAGAAGGCTTCTACCGCGTGAAGAACGGCCTCGAGCAGGCCATCAGCCGCGGTGTCGCCTACGCTCCCTACGCCGACCTGGTGTGGTGCGAAACCGGCACGCCCGACATCGGCTTCGCCCGTGAATTCGCGCAAGCCGTGCACGCCAAGTGCCCGGGCAAGCTGCTGTCGTACAACTGCTCGCCGTCGTTCAACTGGAAGAAGAACCTCGACGACAAGGCCATCGCCGAGTTCCAGCAGAAGCTGTCGGACCTGGGCTACAAGTACCAGTTCATCACCCTGGCCGGCATCCACATCAACTGGTACAACACGTTCCAGTTCGCCCATGCCTATGCCCGCGGCGAAGGCATGAAGCACTACACGGAAATGGTGCAAGAGCCCGAATTCGCAGCCCGCGAGCGCGGCTACACCTTCGTGTCGCACCAGCAGGAAGTGGGCGCCGGTTACTTCGACGACGTGACCACCGTGATCCAGGGCGGTTCGTCCTCGGTCAAGGCGCTGACCGGCTCGACGGAAGAAGAGCAGTTCCACTGA
- a CDS encoding glutamine synthetase — protein MVDKNNFSFSDLEQWLNDRRVTEIECLVPDLTGVARGKILPREKFTEDRGMRLPEAIVAIGVTGEFPDEGPYYDVIHATDRDMHLRPDPSTVRIVPWAVDPTAQVIHDCFDRDGNMIPYAPRSVLRRICDLYAAEGWNPVVAPELEFYLVERNSDPNTPLRPPKGRSGRAETSRQAYSIDAVNEFDPLFEDIYAYCEQMELNVDTLIHEVGAGQMEINFFHDHPLGLADEVFFFKRTIRETALRHEMYATFMAKPMANEPGSAMHVHQSVVHSGSGQNIFSNPDGTPSKEFYWYIGGLQKYTPAAMALFAPYVNSYRRLARSMSAPINIQWGTDNRTVGIRSPVATPSARRIENRVIGADANPYVALAATLACGYLGMKNRIEPSPECKGDAYLSEYQLPRSLSEALGWLSDEKDLHDVLGKEFITVYSEIKEIEHDEFMKVISPWEREHLLLHV, from the coding sequence ATGGTGGACAAGAACAACTTCAGCTTCAGCGACCTCGAACAGTGGCTCAACGACCGCCGCGTGACCGAGATCGAGTGCCTCGTGCCTGACCTCACCGGCGTGGCGCGCGGCAAGATCCTGCCGCGCGAGAAATTCACCGAAGACCGCGGCATGCGGTTGCCCGAGGCCATCGTCGCCATCGGCGTGACGGGTGAGTTCCCCGACGAAGGCCCGTACTACGACGTCATCCACGCGACCGACCGCGACATGCACCTGCGCCCCGACCCGAGCACGGTGCGCATCGTGCCCTGGGCGGTGGACCCGACCGCGCAGGTGATCCACGACTGCTTCGACCGCGACGGCAACATGATTCCCTACGCCCCGCGCTCGGTGCTGCGCCGCATCTGCGACCTCTACGCGGCCGAAGGCTGGAACCCGGTGGTCGCGCCCGAGCTGGAGTTCTACCTCGTCGAGCGCAACTCCGACCCCAACACCCCGCTGCGCCCACCCAAGGGCCGCAGCGGCCGGGCCGAGACCTCGCGCCAGGCCTATTCCATCGACGCGGTGAACGAGTTCGACCCGCTCTTCGAAGACATCTACGCCTACTGCGAGCAGATGGAGCTCAACGTCGACACGCTCATCCACGAGGTGGGTGCCGGCCAGATGGAGATCAACTTCTTCCACGACCACCCGCTCGGCCTGGCCGACGAGGTGTTCTTCTTCAAGCGCACCATCCGCGAGACGGCGCTGCGCCACGAGATGTATGCCACCTTCATGGCCAAGCCGATGGCCAACGAGCCCGGCAGCGCGATGCACGTGCACCAGAGCGTGGTGCACTCGGGCAGCGGGCAGAACATCTTCAGCAACCCCGACGGCACCCCGAGCAAGGAGTTCTACTGGTACATCGGCGGCCTGCAGAAGTACACGCCGGCCGCGATGGCGCTCTTCGCACCCTACGTCAACTCGTACCGCCGGCTCGCACGCTCGATGTCGGCCCCGATCAACATCCAGTGGGGCACAGACAACCGCACGGTCGGCATTCGCTCGCCGGTGGCCACGCCGTCCGCACGCCGCATCGAGAACCGCGTGATCGGCGCCGACGCCAACCCCTACGTCGCGCTGGCCGCCACGCTCGCCTGCGGCTACCTCGGCATGAAGAACCGCATCGAGCCCTCGCCCGAATGCAAGGGCGACGCCTACCTGTCCGAATACCAGCTGCCGCGATCGCTGAGCGAAGCACTCGGCTGGCTCAGCGACGAGAAAGACCTCCACGACGTGCTCGGCAAGGAGTTCATCACCGTCTACTCCGAGATCAAGGAGATCGAGCACGACGAGTTCATGAAGGTGATCTCGCCCTGGGAGCGCGAACACCTGCTGCTGCACGTCTGA
- a CDS encoding iron-containing alcohol dehydrogenase encodes MAFIYYLTQIQLDFGTVSLLPQECERTGMKKPLVVTDPGIRAAGVLDKALAALGQVPHAVFDQTPFNPTEAAVRAAVEVYRREGCDGLIAVGGGSSIDLAKGVAIAATHPGPLKTYATIEGGSPKITEAVAPVIALPTTAGTGSEVARGAIVIVDDGRKLGFHSWHLLPKTAICDPELTLGLPPLLTAATGMDAIAHCMETFMAPAVNPPADGISLDGLERGWKHIVRATENGADREARWNMMSASMQGAMAFQKGLGAVHSLSHSLGGANPKLHHGTLNAMFLPEVVKFNAAAESIQKEQRLQRMAHAIGIGSCDSKGTELAEALRDLNRRLGLPSGLRAMGVGEDLFDRIIEGAMKDHCHKTNPRVATEGEYREIIAASM; translated from the coding sequence ATGGCCTTCATCTACTACCTGACCCAGATCCAGCTCGACTTCGGCACCGTGAGCCTGCTGCCGCAGGAGTGCGAGCGCACCGGCATGAAGAAGCCGCTGGTGGTGACCGACCCCGGCATCCGTGCGGCCGGTGTGCTCGACAAGGCGCTCGCGGCCTTGGGCCAGGTGCCGCATGCGGTGTTCGACCAGACGCCGTTCAACCCCACCGAAGCGGCCGTGCGCGCGGCTGTCGAGGTCTACCGGCGCGAAGGCTGCGATGGCCTGATCGCGGTCGGTGGCGGCTCCAGCATCGACTTGGCCAAGGGCGTGGCCATCGCCGCCACGCACCCCGGCCCGCTGAAGACCTACGCCACCATCGAAGGCGGCAGCCCCAAGATCACCGAGGCCGTCGCCCCCGTGATCGCCCTGCCCACCACCGCCGGCACCGGCAGCGAGGTGGCACGCGGCGCCATCGTGATCGTCGACGACGGCCGCAAGCTCGGCTTCCACAGCTGGCACCTGCTGCCCAAGACCGCGATCTGCGACCCCGAGCTCACCCTCGGCCTGCCGCCGCTGCTCACCGCCGCCACCGGCATGGACGCCATCGCCCACTGCATGGAAACCTTCATGGCCCCGGCCGTGAACCCACCCGCCGACGGCATCTCGCTCGATGGCCTGGAGCGCGGCTGGAAGCACATCGTGCGCGCCACCGAAAACGGCGCCGACCGCGAAGCGCGCTGGAACATGATGAGCGCGAGCATGCAAGGCGCGATGGCCTTCCAGAAGGGCCTGGGCGCGGTGCACTCGCTGAGCCACAGCCTGGGTGGCGCGAACCCGAAGCTGCACCACGGCACGCTCAACGCGATGTTCCTGCCCGAGGTGGTGAAGTTCAACGCGGCGGCCGAGTCGATCCAAAAGGAGCAGCGGCTGCAACGCATGGCGCACGCCATCGGCATCGGCTCATGTGACTCAAAAGGCACCGAGCTGGCCGAAGCCCTGCGCGACCTGAACCGCCGCCTCGGCCTGCCTTCAGGCCTGCGCGCGATGGGTGTCGGCGAAGACCTCTTCGATCGCATCATCGAAGGCGCGATGAAGGATCACTGCCACAAGACCAATCCGCGCGTGGCCACCGAAGGCGAGTATCGCGAGATCATTGCCGCGTCGATGTAG
- a CDS encoding alpha/beta hydrolase encodes MRGLLERIHRAGVPPLYSLPVRDARKAYTLRSEVLDLPRAPLARVEDITIPAADGTPLDARLYAPSTEVLPVMLYTHGGGFTIGNLETHDSLCRQFALRSGVAVVALHYRLAPEHRFPVAVEDSWSAMTWLARHGASLGLDGTRLAVGGDSAGGTLAAVSALHARDIGLPLALQLLITPGTTAHQDTASHEQFESGFLLEGEGIDWFFNHYIDRAHRDDWRFAPLNADDAEGVAPACFILAECDPLVDEGIAYADKLRAAGVPVDLELYRGVTHDFIKMGRALPEAIAALDAAAHALTKALTP; translated from the coding sequence ATGCGCGGCCTGCTCGAGCGCATCCACCGTGCCGGCGTGCCGCCTCTGTATTCGCTGCCGGTGCGCGACGCGCGCAAGGCCTACACGCTTCGCTCGGAAGTGCTGGACCTTCCCCGCGCGCCGCTCGCGCGTGTCGAAGACATCACCATCCCCGCGGCCGACGGCACGCCGCTCGATGCGCGCCTGTATGCACCCTCGACCGAGGTGCTGCCGGTGATGCTCTACACGCACGGCGGCGGCTTCACCATCGGCAACCTCGAAACGCATGACAGCCTCTGCCGCCAGTTCGCGTTGCGCAGTGGCGTGGCCGTGGTGGCGCTGCACTACCGGCTGGCGCCCGAGCACCGCTTCCCCGTCGCGGTGGAAGACAGCTGGTCGGCGATGACCTGGCTGGCGCGGCACGGCGCAAGCCTCGGGCTCGACGGCACCCGGCTCGCGGTGGGTGGCGACAGCGCCGGTGGCACGCTCGCCGCTGTCTCGGCCCTGCATGCGCGCGACATCGGCCTGCCGCTCGCGCTGCAACTGCTCATCACGCCCGGCACCACGGCGCATCAAGACACCGCCTCGCACGAGCAGTTCGAAAGCGGCTTCCTGCTCGAAGGCGAAGGGATCGACTGGTTCTTCAACCACTACATTGACCGCGCCCACCGAGACGACTGGCGCTTCGCGCCGCTCAACGCCGACGATGCGGAAGGCGTGGCGCCGGCCTGCTTCATCCTCGCCGAGTGCGACCCGCTGGTCGACGAAGGCATCGCCTACGCCGACAAGCTGCGTGCAGCCGGCGTGCCGGTCGACCTCGAGCTCTATCGCGGCGTGACGCACGACTTCATCAAAATGGGGCGCGCGCTGCCCGAGGCCATCGCTGCCCTCGACGCCGCTGCCCACGCCCTCACGAAAGCCCTGACACCATGA
- a CDS encoding gamma-glutamyl-gamma-aminobutyrate hydrolase family protein, whose translation MSALPASAPARKPAVLVPACNRMVGQHPFHIAGKKYIDAIRLAGCLPLIVPFVQSDELDELLDHADGVLLTGSPSNVHPSHFGEDVYDPSLPLDQERDAWTLPMIPRALARGIPLFAICRGFQEANVALGGSLYQAVQEVPGQRDHRGITDKTPEEQYDFAHEVIVEAGGALETIVGTREFKVNTAHGQGVKQLAPGLRVEARAPDGLVEAFSMNNAPGFNLCVQWHPEWKAASNPISVRLFTAFGDACRAYRDRHRQPDPDR comes from the coding sequence ATGAGCGCCCTTCCCGCTTCCGCGCCAGCCCGCAAGCCTGCGGTCCTGGTTCCCGCCTGCAACCGCATGGTGGGTCAACACCCCTTCCACATCGCTGGCAAGAAGTACATCGACGCGATCCGGCTCGCCGGTTGCCTGCCGTTGATCGTGCCCTTCGTGCAATCGGACGAACTCGACGAGCTGCTCGACCATGCCGACGGCGTGCTGCTCACCGGCTCGCCGTCGAACGTGCACCCCAGCCACTTCGGCGAAGACGTGTACGACCCGAGCCTCCCGCTCGACCAGGAGCGCGACGCCTGGACGCTGCCGATGATCCCGCGCGCCCTGGCCCGCGGCATCCCGCTCTTCGCCATCTGCCGCGGTTTCCAGGAGGCCAACGTCGCGCTCGGCGGCAGCCTCTACCAGGCCGTGCAGGAAGTGCCGGGCCAGCGAGACCACCGCGGCATCACCGACAAGACACCCGAAGAGCAATACGACTTCGCGCACGAGGTGATCGTCGAAGCCGGGGGCGCGCTGGAGACCATCGTCGGCACGCGCGAATTCAAGGTCAACACTGCGCACGGCCAGGGCGTGAAACAACTCGCGCCCGGCCTGCGCGTCGAGGCTCGCGCACCTGACGGGCTGGTCGAAGCCTTCTCGATGAACAACGCCCCGGGCTTCAACCTCTGCGTGCAGTGGCACCCCGAGTGGAAGGCCGCGAGCAACCCCATTTCCGTTCGCCTCTTCACCGCCTTCGGCGACGCCTGCCGCGCGTATCGAGATCGCCACAGGCAACCTGACCCGGACCGGTAG
- a CDS encoding aspartate aminotransferase family protein — protein sequence MTTRTTKDWQAADASHYLHPFTDFKSLAGKGSRIITRADNIYLWDSEGHKILDAMSGLWCVNVGYGRRELIDAATKQLETLPFYNSFFQTTTPPAIELAELLAQVTPPQFKHVFFSGSGSEGNDTIVRMVRRYWDLKGQPERHVIISRHNAYHGSTMAGASLGGMSGMHEQGGLPIPGIVHIEQPFWYESDRSLSRDEFGLKAARALEAKIQEIGADKVAAFIGEPVQGAGGVIVPPATYWPEIQRICDKHGILLVSDEVITGFGRTGQWFGCETFGYKPDLMTFAKGVTSGYIPLGGVMVGERVAKVLIEEGGEFNHGYTYSGHPVACAVGIANIRLIQREGLVERVRTEIGPYLAEKFASLAEHPLVGEVQTCGMMGALQLVKDKASGEMFDGKLEVGMVCRAHCFGNGLIMRAVGDRMIVAPPLVMTKAQIDEMAGLIRKCLDLTQQELRQRGWW from the coding sequence ATGACCACCAGAACCACGAAAGACTGGCAGGCCGCCGACGCCTCGCACTACCTCCACCCCTTCACCGACTTCAAGTCGCTGGCGGGCAAGGGCTCGCGCATCATCACCCGCGCCGACAACATCTACTTGTGGGACAGCGAAGGCCACAAGATCCTCGACGCGATGTCGGGCCTGTGGTGCGTGAACGTCGGCTACGGCCGCCGCGAGCTGATCGATGCCGCGACGAAGCAGCTCGAGACCCTGCCCTTCTACAACTCCTTCTTCCAGACCACCACGCCGCCGGCGATCGAGCTGGCCGAGCTGCTGGCCCAGGTGACGCCGCCGCAGTTCAAGCACGTGTTCTTCAGCGGCTCGGGCTCGGAAGGCAACGACACCATCGTGCGCATGGTGCGCCGCTATTGGGACCTGAAAGGCCAGCCCGAGCGCCACGTCATCATCAGCCGCCACAACGCGTACCACGGCTCCACGATGGCCGGCGCCTCGCTGGGCGGCATGAGTGGCATGCACGAACAAGGCGGCTTGCCCATTCCCGGCATCGTGCACATCGAGCAGCCGTTCTGGTACGAGAGCGATCGCAGCCTGAGCCGCGACGAATTTGGCCTCAAGGCCGCCCGAGCCCTGGAAGCCAAGATCCAGGAGATCGGTGCCGATAAGGTGGCCGCCTTCATCGGTGAACCAGTCCAAGGCGCCGGTGGCGTGATCGTGCCGCCCGCCACCTACTGGCCCGAGATCCAGCGCATCTGCGACAAGCACGGCATCCTGCTCGTGTCCGATGAGGTCATCACCGGCTTCGGCCGCACCGGCCAGTGGTTCGGCTGCGAGACCTTCGGCTACAAGCCCGACCTCATGACCTTCGCCAAGGGCGTGACCTCCGGCTACATCCCGCTCGGCGGTGTGATGGTGGGCGAGCGTGTGGCCAAGGTGCTCATCGAAGAAGGTGGCGAGTTCAACCACGGCTACACCTACTCCGGTCACCCCGTGGCCTGCGCGGTGGGCATTGCCAACATCCGGCTGATCCAGCGCGAGGGCCTGGTCGAGCGTGTGCGCACCGAGATCGGGCCCTACCTCGCCGAGAAGTTCGCCTCACTCGCCGAGCACCCGCTCGTGGGCGAAGTGCAGACCTGCGGAATGATGGGCGCACTGCAGCTCGTGAAAGACAAGGCCTCGGGCGAGATGTTCGACGGCAAGCTCGAAGTCGGCATGGTCTGCCGGGCGCATTGCTTCGGCAACGGGCTCATCATGCGCGCCGTCGGCGACCGCATGATCGTCGCGCCACCGCTCGTGATGACCAAGGCGCAGATCGACGAGATGGCCGGCCTGATCCGCAAGTGTCTCGATCTGACGCAGCAGGAACTGCGACAACGCGGGTGGTGGTGA
- a CDS encoding aspartate aminotransferase family protein → MNDQLAAYWMPFTANRQFKQAPRLISRAEGMHFWTPEGRQVLDGVAGLWCVNAGHARPKIVQAIQAQAAEMDFAPPFNMGHPKQFELAERLVKLTPPGLSKVFYTNSGSESVDTALKIALAYHRVRGEGQRTRLIGRERGYHGVNFGGISVGGMVANRKMFGAMLAGVDHIRHTHDARNLFTRGQPEHGADLADDLERLVALHDASTIAAVIVEPVAGSTGVLIPPKGYLERLRAICDKHGILLIFDEVITGFGRLGSPFAATHFGVTPDLMTVAKGLTNGCVPMGAVFASQKIHDAFMTGPEHLIEFFHGYTYSGHPLACAAALGTLDTYADEGLLTRGAKVASTFENAVHSLREHPNVIDVRNIGLVGGIELKPIEGQPGKRAFSVFLDCWEKGVLIRTTGDTIALSPPLIIENQHIDQIIGTISDALKRAA, encoded by the coding sequence ATGAACGACCAGCTCGCCGCGTACTGGATGCCCTTCACCGCCAATCGGCAGTTCAAGCAAGCGCCGCGCCTCATCTCTCGCGCCGAGGGCATGCATTTCTGGACGCCCGAGGGCCGCCAGGTGCTCGACGGCGTGGCCGGCCTCTGGTGCGTGAACGCGGGGCATGCACGGCCGAAGATCGTGCAGGCCATCCAGGCACAAGCCGCCGAGATGGACTTTGCGCCCCCGTTCAACATGGGCCACCCCAAGCAGTTCGAATTGGCCGAGCGCCTGGTGAAGCTCACGCCGCCCGGGCTCAGCAAGGTCTTCTACACGAACTCGGGCTCCGAATCGGTCGACACCGCGCTCAAGATCGCCCTCGCCTACCACCGCGTGCGCGGTGAAGGCCAGCGCACCCGCCTCATCGGCCGCGAGCGTGGCTACCACGGGGTCAACTTCGGTGGCATCTCGGTGGGCGGCATGGTGGCCAATCGCAAGATGTTCGGCGCGATGCTCGCGGGCGTCGACCACATCCGCCACACGCACGACGCGCGCAACCTCTTCACCCGCGGCCAGCCCGAGCACGGTGCCGACCTGGCCGACGACCTGGAGCGCCTGGTTGCGCTGCACGACGCCTCGACCATCGCGGCCGTGATCGTCGAGCCCGTCGCCGGCTCCACCGGCGTGCTGATCCCGCCCAAGGGCTACCTCGAGCGGCTGCGCGCCATCTGCGACAAGCACGGCATCCTGCTGATCTTCGACGAGGTCATCACCGGCTTCGGCCGCCTCGGCTCGCCCTTCGCCGCCACGCACTTCGGCGTGACGCCCGACCTGATGACGGTGGCCAAGGGCCTCACCAACGGCTGTGTGCCGATGGGGGCCGTGTTCGCCAGCCAGAAGATCCACGATGCCTTCATGACCGGGCCCGAGCACCTGATCGAGTTCTTCCACGGCTACACCTACTCCGGCCACCCGCTCGCCTGCGCGGCCGCGCTCGGCACGCTCGACACCTACGCCGACGAAGGCCTGCTCACGCGCGGCGCCAAGGTGGCGAGCACCTTCGAGAACGCGGTGCACTCGCTGCGCGAGCACCCGAACGTAATCGACGTGCGCAACATCGGCCTCGTCGGCGGCATCGAGCTGAAGCCGATCGAGGGCCAGCCGGGCAAGCGTGCGTTCTCGGTCTTCCTCGACTGCTGGGAAAAGGGCGTGCTCATCCGCACCACCGGCGACACCATCGCGCTCTCGCCGCCGCTCATCATCGAGAACCAGCACATCGACCAGATCATCGGCACGATCTCCGATGCGTTGAAACGCGCCGCCTGA
- a CDS encoding FAD-binding oxidoreductase has product MGFLATDQALARDSYYDATVSRPTPQPPLQGDLACDVAIVGAGLAGLSAAIELAERGYRVAVLEARQVGAGASGRNGGQAIAGLACDLSTIEAQLGDADASMVWQTTLEALDLIDQRRARFGIDCEWQPGYLSLAVNARKGRALQGWFDDMQRRHGYGAKWIPPAEMPRWIDSPRFHSGFHDPRSGHLNPLKYTLGLARAARELGVQVHEQTPVTRITPGATVRLHTPQGEVRAAHVLLAGNVYLQGVAPALARRIMPVGTYIVASEPLDRGLLQRLIPSRSAVCDTNFVLDYFRPTADHRMLYGGRVSYSTATPANLAASMQQRMAQSFPQLAGARVSHAWGGFVDITMNRAPDFGRLHPNVYYLQGFSGHGVALTGLAGRLVAESIAGQAERFDVYARLKHRPFPGGRWLRTPALVLGMAYYRLRDLL; this is encoded by the coding sequence GTGGGCTTTCTCGCCACCGACCAGGCGCTGGCCCGCGATTCGTATTACGACGCGACGGTCTCCCGCCCCACGCCGCAGCCACCGCTGCAAGGCGATCTGGCGTGCGACGTGGCCATCGTCGGCGCCGGCCTCGCGGGCCTGTCGGCCGCCATCGAGCTGGCCGAACGCGGCTACCGCGTGGCCGTGCTCGAAGCGCGCCAGGTCGGCGCAGGCGCCTCGGGCCGCAACGGCGGCCAAGCCATCGCCGGGCTCGCCTGCGACCTCTCCACCATCGAAGCGCAGCTGGGCGATGCCGACGCAAGCATGGTGTGGCAGACGACGCTCGAAGCGCTCGACCTGATCGACCAACGCCGCGCCCGTTTCGGCATCGATTGCGAATGGCAGCCCGGCTACCTGAGCCTCGCCGTCAACGCACGCAAAGGCCGGGCCCTGCAAGGCTGGTTCGACGACATGCAGCGCCGCCACGGCTACGGCGCCAAGTGGATCCCTCCGGCCGAGATGCCGCGCTGGATCGACAGCCCCCGCTTCCACAGCGGCTTCCATGACCCACGCTCGGGCCATCTCAACCCGCTCAAGTACACGCTCGGCCTCGCCCGCGCCGCCCGTGAGCTGGGCGTGCAGGTCCATGAGCAGACGCCCGTCACCCGCATCACGCCGGGCGCGACCGTGCGCCTGCACACGCCGCAGGGCGAAGTCCGAGCCGCACACGTGCTGCTTGCCGGCAACGTGTACCTGCAGGGCGTGGCACCGGCCCTCGCCCGCCGCATCATGCCGGTCGGGACCTACATCGTGGCCTCCGAGCCGCTCGATCGCGGCCTGCTGCAGCGCCTCATCCCCAGCCGGTCCGCGGTGTGCGACACCAACTTCGTGCTCGACTACTTCCGCCCCACGGCCGACCACCGCATGCTCTACGGCGGCCGGGTCAGCTACAGCACCGCCACGCCGGCCAACCTGGCCGCCAGCATGCAGCAGCGCATGGCGCAGAGCTTCCCGCAGCTCGCCGGCGCGCGGGTGAGCCACGCCTGGGGCGGCTTCGTCGACATCACGATGAACCGCGCGCCCGATTTCGGGCGGCTGCACCCCAACGTGTACTACCTGCAAGGCTTCTCGGGGCACGGCGTGGCCCTCACCGGGTTGGCAGGCCGGCTCGTCGCCGAATCCATCGCCGGCCAGGCCGAACGTTTCGACGTCTACGCGCGCCTCAAGCACCGCCCTTTCCCCGGGGGGCGCTGGCTGCGCACCCCGGCGCTCGTGCTCGGCATGGCGTACTACCGGCTGCGCGATCTGTTGTGA